One Capsicum annuum cultivar UCD-10X-F1 chromosome 2, UCD10Xv1.1, whole genome shotgun sequence genomic window carries:
- the LOC124896289 gene encoding uncharacterized protein LOC124896289, which yields MNGQPDGQSTNLDRTVSEINNTDNNSARSDEDDSIAHFQDAQDPYEDDDSGMTPHSHPRPFPRCLYFHHRRTNQVDLQVAPPQQRVNQHQQAQLTGRTNQPVLVPGAAANPNAAGNSRSSQSQLPWRRMSRSDYQKYSKVFMAVDTDRDGKITGQEARNLFLSWKLPRVRSLQF from the exons ATGAATGGCCAGCCAGATGGACAATCCACTAATTTAGACAGAACTGTTTCAGAGATAAATAATACAGATAACAATTCTGCAAGATCAGACGAAGATGATAGTATTGCACACTTCCAGGATGCTCAGGATCCATACGAAGACGATGACTCAGGAATGA CCCCCCACTCACACCCTCGCCCCTTTCCCCGTTGTCTCTATTTTCATCACCGTCGGACAAACCAAGTTGATTTACAAGTTGCACCTCCACAGCAACGAGTAAACCAGCATCAGCAAGCTCAGTTGACCGGGAGAACAAACCAACCGGTCTTAGTGCCAGGTGCTGCTGCAAATCCTAATGCAGCTGGAAATTCTCGTTCTAGTCAGTCTCAGCTTCCTTGGCGAAGAATGAGTCGGTCTGATTATCAGAAGTACAGCAAAGTATTCATGGCTGTGGACACAGACAGGGATGGAAAAATTACTGGCCAGGAGGCAAGGAACCTGTTTCTAAGTTGGAAGCTGCCTCGAG TTAGAAGCCTTCAATTTTGA
- the LOC107859773 gene encoding SRSF protein kinase 1 isoform X2 codes for MSCSSSSSASEEEDEGFDSYRKGGYHAVRVGDSFSGGRYIAQRKLGWGEFSTVWLAYDTRSSGFVALKIQKSAPQFSQAALHEIEVLSAIANGDRSNSKYVVRLIDHFKHTGPNGQHLCMVLEFLGDSLLRLIKHNRYKGIELNKVREICKCVLTGLDYLHRGLGIIHTDLKLENILLLSTINATKDPIRSGTTPILERPEGNPNGGVTMNIIEKKLKQRARRAAARISGRRSSMGGVGGTPKPNRSLDGIDLRCKVVDFGNACWADKQFAQEIQTRQYRSPEVILQSGYSFSADMWSFACIAFELATGEMMFTPKGGEGFSEDEDHLAMMMELLGKIPRKVRRFEEDP; via the exons atgtCTTGTTCATCGTCGTCGTCGGCATCGGAAGAGGAAGATGAAGGATTTGATTCTTACCGGAAAGGAGGATACCATGCGGTCAGAGTCGGCGATTCATTTTCCGGTGGACGATATATCGCTCAGCGAAAGCTCGGCTGGGGAGAGTTTTCCACCGTTTGGCTTGCTTATGATACTCGATCATCC GGATTTGTTGCCTTGAAAATTCAGAAAAGTGCACCACAATTTTCTCAAGCAGCTCTTCATGAAATTGAAGTCCTTTCTGCAATTGCCAATGGTGATCGATCTAACAGTAAATATGTTGTACGACTTATTGACCATTTCAAGCACACAGGCCCTAATGGACAGCACTTATGCAtggttcttgaatttcttggtgaTAGCTTATTGCGGCTTATCAAGCATAATCGGTATAAGGGCATTGAACTGAACAAAGTTAGGGAGATATGCAAATGCGTTTTGACTGGTTTAGATTATTTGCATAGGGGACTTGGAATTATTCATACagacttgaaacttgaaaatattctttTACTTTCCACAATTAATGCAACAAAGGATCCCATTAGATCCGGAACTACTCCCATACTTGAAAGGCCTGAGGGGAACCCTAATGGAGGAGTAACAATGAATATCATTGAGAAAAAGCTGAAGCAAAGGGCAAGAAGAGCAGCAGCTAGGATATCCGGAAGACGGTCTTCAATGGGTGGGGTAGGAGGGACTCCAAAACCAAATAGATCTCTTGATGGGATTGACTTGAGGTGCAAGGTTGTGGATTTTGGAAATGCATGCTGGGCGGATAAGCAGTTTGCACAAGAAATTCAAACAAGACAGTACAGATCCCCTGAAGTTATACTTCAATCTGGATATTCGTTCTCTGCTGACATGTGGTCTTTTGCTTGTATTGCATTTGAGCTTGCTACTGGTGAGATGATGTTCACGCCCAAAGGCGGAGAAGGTTTCAGTGAAGATGAG GATCATCTAGCTATGATGATGGAGCTTCTAGGGAAGATCCCTCGGAAG GTACGGAGATTTGAAGAGGATCCGTAG
- the LOC107859773 gene encoding SRSF protein kinase 1 isoform X1, with amino-acid sequence MSCSSSSSASEEEDEGFDSYRKGGYHAVRVGDSFSGGRYIAQRKLGWGEFSTVWLAYDTRSSGFVALKIQKSAPQFSQAALHEIEVLSAIANGDRSNSKYVVRLIDHFKHTGPNGQHLCMVLEFLGDSLLRLIKHNRYKGIELNKVREICKCVLTGLDYLHRGLGIIHTDLKLENILLLSTINATKDPIRSGTTPILERPEGNPNGGVTMNIIEKKLKQRARRAAARISGRRSSMGGVGGTPKPNRSLDGIDLRCKVVDFGNACWADKQFAQEIQTRQYRSPEVILQSGYSFSADMWSFACIAFELATGEMMFTPKGGEGFSEDEDHLAMMMELLGKIPRKIAGAGAKSKDYFDRYGDLKRIRRLKYGCLDKLLVDKYRFSESDAHEFAEFLGPLFDFEPDKRPTAEQCLQHPWLNLKNLKQTEVRCELDTEKVNVGMSKLQIKAVK; translated from the exons atgtCTTGTTCATCGTCGTCGTCGGCATCGGAAGAGGAAGATGAAGGATTTGATTCTTACCGGAAAGGAGGATACCATGCGGTCAGAGTCGGCGATTCATTTTCCGGTGGACGATATATCGCTCAGCGAAAGCTCGGCTGGGGAGAGTTTTCCACCGTTTGGCTTGCTTATGATACTCGATCATCC GGATTTGTTGCCTTGAAAATTCAGAAAAGTGCACCACAATTTTCTCAAGCAGCTCTTCATGAAATTGAAGTCCTTTCTGCAATTGCCAATGGTGATCGATCTAACAGTAAATATGTTGTACGACTTATTGACCATTTCAAGCACACAGGCCCTAATGGACAGCACTTATGCAtggttcttgaatttcttggtgaTAGCTTATTGCGGCTTATCAAGCATAATCGGTATAAGGGCATTGAACTGAACAAAGTTAGGGAGATATGCAAATGCGTTTTGACTGGTTTAGATTATTTGCATAGGGGACTTGGAATTATTCATACagacttgaaacttgaaaatattctttTACTTTCCACAATTAATGCAACAAAGGATCCCATTAGATCCGGAACTACTCCCATACTTGAAAGGCCTGAGGGGAACCCTAATGGAGGAGTAACAATGAATATCATTGAGAAAAAGCTGAAGCAAAGGGCAAGAAGAGCAGCAGCTAGGATATCCGGAAGACGGTCTTCAATGGGTGGGGTAGGAGGGACTCCAAAACCAAATAGATCTCTTGATGGGATTGACTTGAGGTGCAAGGTTGTGGATTTTGGAAATGCATGCTGGGCGGATAAGCAGTTTGCACAAGAAATTCAAACAAGACAGTACAGATCCCCTGAAGTTATACTTCAATCTGGATATTCGTTCTCTGCTGACATGTGGTCTTTTGCTTGTATTGCATTTGAGCTTGCTACTGGTGAGATGATGTTCACGCCCAAAGGCGGAGAAGGTTTCAGTGAAGATGAG GATCATCTAGCTATGATGATGGAGCTTCTAGGGAAGATCCCTCGGAAG ATAGCCGGTGCTGGGGCTAAATCCAAAGATTACTTCGACAGGTACGGAGATTTGAAGAGGATCCGTAGGCTGAAATATGGTTGTCTAGATAAATTACTAGTTGACAAGTATAGATTTTCTGAAAGCGATGCTCATGAGTTTGCGGAATTTCTCGGTCCTCTTTTTGATTTTGAGCCAGATAAACGACCAACTGCTGAGCAGTGCTTGCAACACCCGTGGCTCAACCTTAAAAATCTTAAGCAAACAGAGGTTAGGTGTGAATTGGATACGGAAAAGGTTAATGTCGGTATGAGCAAACTACAAATTAAGGCGGTTAAGTGA